A genome region from Colwellia sp. Arc7-D includes the following:
- a CDS encoding 2TM domain-containing protein, with amino-acid sequence MIVRKLRLKRAWSQEQLAQFSGLNIRTIQRIERGQKAGLESLKSLAAVFEIELEDLLKEKKMENSEKYSEEENRVIEHVKDIKGFYSHLINYGMVILGLFIVNFITSPDYYWAWWAAFGWGIGVVSHGISVFEVYSFFGADWEKKQIEKRLGKKL; translated from the coding sequence ATGATCGTCCGAAAGTTAAGGCTTAAAAGAGCTTGGTCTCAGGAGCAGTTAGCCCAGTTTAGTGGTTTAAATATCAGAACCATTCAACGTATTGAGCGAGGTCAGAAAGCTGGTTTGGAATCACTTAAATCTCTTGCCGCTGTCTTTGAAATTGAACTTGAAGATTTGCTAAAGGAAAAGAAAATGGAAAATTCAGAAAAATATAGCGAAGAAGAGAACCGTGTTATTGAACATGTGAAAGACATTAAAGGCTTTTATAGTCACCTTATTAATTATGGCATGGTGATACTTGGTTTGTTTATCGTAAATTTTATTACCAGCCCAGATTATTATTGGGCTTGGTGGGCAGCATTTGGCTGGGGTATTGGCGTAGTTTCTCATGGAATAAGTGTGTTTGAGGTATACAGTTTTTTTGGCGCTGATTGGGAAAAGAAACAAA
- a CDS encoding ABC transporter substrate-binding protein produces MLNYFRNKNVLMLLSCILTLLISRQSLGQELDKVSIQFNWYHQFQYAGYYAAKEQGFYQELGLDVELRERDKIGSIEDYIVEGKADYGINDSSLIVAKNNGKPVVIVAQIFQHSPTIIATLRSSGIGSPFDLIGKRIMVDKEWKNFAPITAMLMQAEQDMSAFVWQKQSDHFGALTRGETDAILIYNTNEPFQFKEADIDILTISPRDYGIDFYGDNLFTSELEVKNNPQRVQAIRQATIKGWQYAINHQAEIIDLIEKKYNSQDKSHAHLTFEANEIRKIILAKFIPLGSIARTRMEKISEIYHQLGMIDSPFIPENLLLEDALINFSSDQSNDADSTSLIFMMTLVSLLLIFSTLLLPKLISQQRIAAFMASRKFPFIVHSISALNIAIIFSVIYLTLQDNEENTRANVQKNLEFVVEATKTRLNDWISEQERQLKKIAKSNTVIELTKELHLQSALNQAMKTSKSTIKIRQYISQSSIEGKDFSIISSEHINIGSNRNENLDKISLIAQQHPEIIAAVFTGESHFVPPIKSNALDLLNSTTKAIDLYSMYMITPITDENNQVIAALSMRIQPSGQISNIMQQGRIGNSGDSYLVTKQGKMLTKSRFENEFTSINYLQIFSKNKQLITLKVPKVNVIDNPDATFDLQQLPFTFMANHLVNSARSDNITLITNNKITSNVIGYNDYRGVNVFGAWLWDNQYGFGIATEVDVNEALLEVNILRNKLMFIAFITLLLTLIANIFTISVGQRSTKYMRRSKEELEQLVVKRTAELHQRERALWELYEHAPVAYATLNAQGMFIKHNLAFAQMFERPRETFTSLNWQSFVDPSHYVHKIFQTKSHPLANEIPVNISDTKTIDTMLSALPVYNEEEQLTEVRLTLIDITQRNAVQAQFAALMESAPDAILMLDKHRVHNLVNSQVLTMFGYEKSELIGQKIDCLLPEETSLHVFDKILHEPSPEKQLLELTGKHKSGYEFAAEVTVSVLDMHNERFIVAIIRDITERKLHDAELAEHILFQQALADTIPYPIFVKAPDSTFTNVNKAYEQTFNVKREDIIGKTVLELDFLPMADRIAYQTEDTEIIASKGMIRKEIPMIYGDGLEHTTMYWVKSFEKADDSAGGLLGTFVDISEQKMAEETLADAKSLAEDAVKAKSNFLANMSHEIRTPMNAIIGMSALALKTNLTPEQQNYIAKVNIAAESLLGIVNDILDFSKIEANKIEIESIPFCLDDALDNLNNLLVDKLNETQTELIFDVEQDVPLNLIGDPLRLGQILTNLGSNAAKFTDHGEIKINVSCIKKHKNNVTLQFSVCDTGIGMSAAQQEKLFQSFSQADASTTRKYGGTGLGLAICKQLVELLGGEIWLESEAHIGSKFHFTLTYQSQPTNELNTKSSSLTSLNDLKIALVTDNSVYQVILQRILNSFGFAIKNYSSTSELLTDLTQPQLGGFDAILIDLINCSDNQYCGELKLIRDNHAELPILHILPNKRKMLIPTLANDAKYSVICKPITTSNLLDNLLVTLGKENLRKESYEQIERDSLSAIESLQGIKLLVVEDNEINQELATELLTSNGIKVVISNNGQQALAQLNQEHFDGVLMDCQMPVKDGYTTTRELRQNPRFVDLPIIAMTANVMAGDREKALASGMNEHIGKPINTQELFIKLARWVVPASQKKLHHLNANKALLSANENEQIIIPELDGIDIKSGLAIAQNNKSLYLRLLLKFKNNYAHALAPLESAFANNNFAEIEQLAHTIKGVAGNIGATNLYTLCQTLERNAVQHNIKPLILSQCQNELKRIQLALSALNPPEPNDVIFNISDCKALIEQLKFDVDNYDVAAIETIQSLLAMTQQQDYHQQLKDIMSKVEVYEFDDAARLLKSITIT; encoded by the coding sequence ATGTTGAATTATTTTCGTAATAAAAATGTCTTAATGTTGTTAAGTTGTATCTTAACTTTATTAATTTCTCGCCAAAGCTTAGGACAAGAACTCGATAAAGTATCAATTCAATTTAATTGGTATCATCAATTTCAATATGCTGGCTATTACGCGGCAAAGGAACAAGGTTTTTATCAAGAACTTGGCTTAGATGTCGAGTTGAGAGAACGCGATAAAATAGGGTCTATTGAAGACTATATTGTCGAAGGCAAAGCGGATTATGGTATCAATGATTCGAGTTTAATCGTGGCAAAAAATAACGGTAAACCTGTAGTTATCGTTGCGCAAATATTTCAACACTCTCCCACCATTATTGCAACACTGCGATCTTCTGGCATTGGTAGCCCATTTGATCTTATTGGTAAGCGCATTATGGTGGATAAAGAATGGAAAAATTTCGCCCCCATCACAGCCATGTTGATGCAAGCAGAGCAAGATATGTCGGCTTTTGTATGGCAAAAACAAAGTGACCATTTCGGCGCATTAACCCGTGGGGAAACTGATGCTATATTAATATATAACACCAATGAGCCCTTTCAATTCAAAGAAGCTGATATAGACATATTAACCATCAGCCCTAGAGATTATGGCATTGATTTTTATGGTGATAATCTCTTCACCAGTGAATTAGAAGTAAAAAATAATCCTCAACGGGTTCAAGCGATTCGCCAAGCGACCATTAAAGGTTGGCAATATGCGATTAACCATCAAGCTGAAATCATTGATTTGATTGAAAAGAAATATAATAGCCAAGATAAGTCTCATGCTCACCTAACATTTGAAGCCAATGAGATTAGAAAGATTATTTTAGCTAAATTTATCCCGCTAGGTTCAATTGCCCGTACTCGTATGGAAAAAATTAGCGAGATTTATCATCAGTTAGGCATGATCGATTCGCCTTTCATCCCCGAAAATTTATTACTTGAAGATGCGTTAATCAACTTTTCTTCAGATCAAAGTAATGACGCAGACAGTACATCACTAATTTTCATGATGACCTTAGTATCATTATTGTTAATTTTTTCTACCTTACTTTTACCTAAATTAATTAGCCAGCAACGTATTGCCGCATTTATGGCATCGAGGAAATTTCCTTTTATAGTGCATTCAATATCGGCCTTGAATATCGCTATTATTTTTAGTGTTATTTACTTAACCTTGCAAGACAATGAAGAGAACACCCGCGCCAACGTGCAAAAAAATCTAGAGTTTGTCGTAGAAGCAACAAAAACTCGCCTCAATGACTGGATAAGTGAGCAAGAAAGGCAATTAAAAAAAATAGCTAAAAGTAACACTGTCATAGAACTCACCAAAGAATTACACCTGCAGTCAGCGTTAAACCAAGCAATGAAAACCTCAAAGTCGACAATAAAAATACGTCAATATATTAGCCAAAGTAGTATTGAGGGAAAAGATTTTTCAATTATCAGTTCAGAACATATCAATATTGGTTCAAACCGTAACGAAAACTTAGATAAAATCAGCTTAATAGCCCAACAACATCCTGAGATAATTGCCGCTGTTTTTACGGGAGAAAGTCATTTTGTGCCACCAATAAAGTCGAATGCTTTGGACTTGTTGAATAGTACGACTAAAGCCATTGATCTATACAGTATGTATATGATCACACCGATAACGGATGAGAATAATCAAGTGATTGCCGCTTTATCTATGCGAATTCAACCTAGCGGCCAAATATCTAATATTATGCAACAAGGTCGTATTGGCAACTCTGGTGACAGCTACTTAGTAACTAAACAAGGAAAAATGCTGACTAAAAGTCGCTTTGAAAACGAGTTCACATCAATTAATTACTTACAAATATTCAGTAAAAACAAACAACTGATCACACTTAAAGTGCCAAAAGTTAACGTAATAGACAACCCTGATGCGACCTTTGACTTACAACAATTACCGTTCACATTTATGGCAAATCACTTAGTTAATAGTGCTCGTTCAGACAACATTACCCTAATTACTAACAATAAAATAACCAGTAATGTTATCGGGTATAACGACTATAGAGGTGTAAACGTTTTTGGCGCTTGGCTGTGGGACAACCAGTATGGGTTTGGTATTGCAACAGAAGTTGATGTAAACGAAGCCTTATTAGAGGTGAACATACTTCGAAACAAGTTAATGTTCATTGCCTTTATTACTCTATTATTAACGCTAATCGCCAACATATTTACTATCTCTGTTGGACAGCGTTCAACAAAGTATATGCGACGCTCAAAAGAAGAGCTGGAGCAGCTCGTCGTAAAACGTACAGCTGAATTACATCAACGTGAACGAGCACTATGGGAACTATATGAACACGCACCCGTTGCTTATGCGACATTAAATGCTCAAGGTATGTTTATTAAACATAACCTTGCGTTTGCACAAATGTTTGAGCGCCCTCGTGAAACCTTTACCTCTTTAAATTGGCAAAGTTTTGTTGACCCATCACATTACGTACACAAAATATTTCAAACGAAATCTCACCCATTAGCCAATGAAATTCCGGTTAATATTAGTGATACAAAAACCATAGACACCATGTTGTCAGCGCTTCCTGTTTATAATGAAGAAGAGCAATTAACTGAAGTACGTTTAACGTTAATCGATATTACGCAAAGAAATGCAGTTCAAGCTCAGTTTGCTGCTTTAATGGAGTCAGCACCCGATGCTATTTTAATGTTAGATAAACATCGAGTGCACAACTTAGTTAATTCACAAGTTTTAACTATGTTTGGTTATGAAAAGTCTGAGCTTATTGGTCAGAAAATTGATTGTTTGTTACCTGAAGAAACAAGCTTGCATGTTTTTGACAAAATACTGCATGAACCTTCCCCAGAAAAACAATTATTGGAGCTAACAGGTAAGCACAAGAGTGGCTATGAGTTCGCAGCTGAAGTCACCGTGAGTGTTCTTGATATGCATAATGAACGTTTTATCGTTGCTATTATTCGCGATATTACTGAACGTAAACTCCATGATGCTGAATTAGCAGAGCATATTTTATTTCAACAAGCATTGGCTGACACTATTCCTTACCCAATATTTGTTAAAGCGCCAGATTCAACATTTACTAACGTAAATAAAGCATATGAACAAACCTTTAATGTTAAAAGAGAAGACATTATTGGAAAAACAGTACTCGAACTTGACTTTTTACCGATGGCAGATCGGATAGCTTATCAGACTGAAGACACCGAAATTATTGCCTCAAAGGGTATGATACGAAAAGAAATACCCATGATTTATGGTGATGGTTTAGAGCATACCACTATGTATTGGGTAAAAAGCTTTGAGAAAGCTGATGACTCGGCAGGTGGTTTATTAGGTACATTTGTTGATATCAGCGAACAAAAAATGGCAGAAGAAACCCTTGCAGATGCTAAGTCGCTGGCAGAAGATGCCGTAAAAGCTAAATCTAATTTCTTAGCTAATATGTCACATGAAATTCGTACCCCAATGAACGCCATTATTGGTATGTCTGCGTTAGCATTGAAAACAAATTTAACTCCAGAACAACAGAATTATATCGCAAAAGTTAATATTGCTGCTGAGTCATTATTAGGTATTGTTAACGACATTCTAGACTTCTCAAAAATTGAAGCGAACAAAATTGAGATCGAATCAATCCCTTTCTGTTTGGATGACGCGCTCGATAATTTAAATAATTTATTGGTCGATAAACTCAACGAAACACAAACTGAGTTGATATTTGACGTAGAGCAAGATGTGCCACTTAATCTTATTGGTGACCCATTGCGCCTTGGGCAAATATTAACCAACCTTGGCAGTAATGCCGCTAAGTTTACTGATCATGGCGAAATAAAAATTAATGTGTCGTGTATCAAAAAACATAAAAACAACGTAACTCTACAATTTTCAGTTTGTGATACCGGCATAGGCATGAGTGCCGCACAACAAGAAAAACTTTTTCAGTCATTTAGCCAGGCTGATGCATCAACCACCCGAAAATATGGCGGTACAGGTTTAGGCTTAGCAATATGTAAACAGCTTGTTGAACTATTAGGCGGTGAAATATGGCTAGAAAGCGAAGCGCATATTGGTAGTAAATTCCATTTCACCCTCACTTATCAAAGCCAACCGACAAATGAACTTAATACTAAATCATCTAGTTTAACGTCACTAAATGATTTAAAAATTGCTTTGGTCACTGACAATAGCGTTTATCAGGTAATTTTACAGCGGATCTTAAATTCTTTTGGCTTTGCAATAAAAAACTATAGCTCTACCAGTGAACTATTAACTGACTTAACACAGCCACAACTTGGTGGCTTTGATGCAATACTCATTGATCTGATAAATTGTAGCGACAATCAATACTGTGGCGAATTAAAGTTAATTAGAGATAATCATGCTGAATTACCAATCTTGCATATTCTCCCCAATAAACGAAAAATGTTAATCCCTACTCTGGCAAACGATGCTAAATACTCAGTAATTTGTAAGCCAATAACGACTTCTAACTTACTTGATAACCTACTGGTGACACTAGGTAAAGAAAACTTGAGAAAAGAAAGTTATGAGCAAATTGAGCGCGACTCATTATCTGCCATCGAGTCTTTACAAGGTATAAAGTTATTAGTAGTAGAAGATAACGAAATAAATCAGGAGCTAGCAACAGAATTACTCACTAGCAACGGTATTAAAGTGGTTATTAGCAACAATGGGCAACAAGCACTGGCGCAACTTAATCAAGAACACTTCGACGGTGTATTAATGGATTGCCAAATGCCAGTGAAAGACGGCTACACAACCACACGCGAACTTCGTCAGAACCCTCGTTTTGTTGATTTACCTATTATCGCTATGACCGCTAACGTAATGGCCGGCGATCGTGAAAAAGCATTAGCCTCGGGCATGAATGAGCATATTGGTAAGCCCATTAATACCCAAGAATTGTTTATCAAATTAGCACGATGGGTTGTTCCTGCTTCACAGAAAAAACTTCATCACTTAAACGCCAATAAAGCGCTGTTATCAGCAAATGAAAATGAGCAAATAATCATCCCTGAACTTGACGGTATTGACATAAAATCTGGTTTAGCGATTGCACAAAATAATAAAAGCCTTTATCTGCGCTTACTGCTTAAATTTAAAAATAACTATGCTCATGCATTAGCACCTTTAGAAAGTGCGTTTGCTAACAATAACTTTGCTGAGATTGAGCAATTAGCTCACACTATTAAAGGTGTAGCTGGCAATATTGGTGCTACAAACCTTTATACACTTTGCCAAACTTTAGAAAGAAATGCCGTACAACATAATATAAAACCATTAATTTTAAGCCAGTGTCAAAATGAATTAAAACGCATTCAATTAGCATTATCAGCACTCAACCCACCAGAGCCTAATGATGTTATTTTCAACATTTCAGACTGCAAAGCCCTTATTGAGCAATTAAAATTTGATGTCGATAATTATGATGTTGCCGCAATTGAAACCATTCAATCATTATTAGCAATGACCCAGCAGCAAGATTATCATCAGCAATTAAAAGACATTATGTCAAAAGTAGAAGTTTATGAGTTTGACGACGCTGCTAGGCTACTTAAAAGCATTACCATCACCTAA
- a CDS encoding cobalamin-binding protein — protein MILVPEPKWPERIICLTEETTEALYLMEEDHRIVGISAYTMRPERARKEKTKVSAYITARTEKILSLKPDLVLAFSDMQADIVADLIKEGIQVHCFNHRSISEILQMIRTVSALIGQPAKGDKLVADMQDNLRKVKQQAEQLPKHPKVYFEEWFDPIITGIGWVSELIEIAGGIDCYQEFSTQSLAKNRIVADASEVIAKQPDIYIASWCGRKFDEEKVTSRVGWQTIPAIKNGDIFEINSTDILQPGPAALTDGVAQLAKIIKQWAERT, from the coding sequence ATGATTTTAGTTCCTGAACCTAAATGGCCAGAGCGCATTATTTGTTTAACCGAAGAAACCACCGAAGCACTTTACCTTATGGAAGAAGATCATCGTATTGTTGGCATTTCGGCTTACACCATGCGCCCTGAACGTGCACGAAAAGAAAAAACCAAAGTAAGTGCTTACATTACCGCCAGAACGGAAAAAATCCTATCGCTTAAGCCTGATTTAGTCTTGGCATTTTCAGATATGCAGGCTGATATCGTTGCCGATTTAATTAAAGAAGGAATACAAGTTCATTGTTTTAATCATCGCAGTATCAGTGAAATTTTACAGATGATTCGCACCGTATCAGCTTTAATTGGGCAGCCAGCTAAAGGTGATAAACTCGTCGCAGACATGCAAGACAATTTACGAAAAGTTAAGCAACAAGCTGAACAATTGCCTAAACATCCAAAAGTATATTTTGAAGAATGGTTTGATCCTATTATTACTGGCATTGGTTGGGTGAGCGAATTAATAGAAATTGCCGGTGGCATAGATTGTTATCAAGAGTTTTCGACTCAATCTTTAGCAAAAAATCGTATTGTGGCAGATGCCAGCGAGGTAATAGCCAAACAACCCGATATTTACATTGCTTCATGGTGTGGGCGTAAGTTTGATGAAGAAAAAGTCACCTCAAGAGTTGGTTGGCAAACGATCCCAGCAATAAAAAATGGTGATATTTTTGAGATAAACTCAACAGATATTTTACAACCTGGTCCTGCGGCACTTACCGATGGTGTTGCACAGTTGGCAAAGATCATAAAGCAATGGGCTGAACGTACATAA
- the cobC gene encoding alpha-ribazole phosphatase family protein — protein sequence MSVFNIYLLRHGELVETGVLCGRSDIALSNTGKQQLVEASQGLVDISQCYSSPLIRCRAFAESYCQQLDISLQITADLKEMDFGDWDGQSYQTLWQPQNSTKNAENAPTLGDFWQNPWQCQPPNGETMASFTARIDSFWARLLHQFEQTVQKEQQQCRPKNTLVVSHGGVIRYILAKVLGLPIPGVNHMANIDVPYGALIHIQVSIDSNGKAWSKLML from the coding sequence TTGTCAGTTTTTAATATCTATTTGTTACGCCATGGCGAACTTGTTGAGACCGGAGTTTTATGTGGGCGTTCAGATATTGCACTATCGAATACCGGCAAACAACAGCTTGTTGAAGCTAGTCAAGGTTTAGTGGATATTTCACAATGCTACAGCTCACCCCTTATTCGTTGTCGAGCGTTTGCAGAAAGCTATTGTCAGCAATTAGATATTTCATTACAAATTACGGCTGACTTGAAAGAGATGGATTTTGGTGATTGGGACGGGCAAAGCTATCAAACACTTTGGCAACCTCAAAACTCAACAAAAAATGCTGAGAATGCGCCCACTTTGGGGGATTTTTGGCAAAATCCTTGGCAATGTCAGCCGCCAAATGGTGAAACTATGGCAAGCTTTACTGCACGGATTGATAGTTTTTGGGCGCGTTTATTACACCAATTTGAACAGACCGTTCAAAAAGAACAGCAACAATGTCGACCGAAAAATACTTTAGTGGTTAGTCATGGCGGTGTTATTCGCTATATTTTAGCTAAAGTGCTTGGCTTACCAATCCCAGGTGTTAATCATATGGCTAATATCGATGTGCCTTATGGTGCACTTATTCATATACAAGTTAGTATTGATAGTAACGGCAAAGCTTGGTCGAAGTTAATGCTTTAA
- the cobT gene encoding nicotinate-nucleotide--dimethylbenzimidazole phosphoribosyltransferase: MFNIKAVSCEHSEKIQALIDGKTKPLGALGDLESLAKQMAKIQLTASSFKSPKNNQHKLELNSPHLTIFAGDHGVASEGVSIAPSEVTSQMVANFAGGGAAINVFSQQLGWQLNIVDAGILHPASSTAVLDQRLGNITQAINQQEAMTQAQVEQGFIFAKKHIAELKSTGCNIVAFGEMGIGNTTIASAIMAAIMAIPASEAVGRGTGVSDDVVLKKQQVVEQALALHRDNLTNPQAILRCLGGFEVVQITAAMLAAAENRMLIVVDGFICTAAAMLAIELNTNVKGYMIFAHCSGEQGHKKMLQWLQVKPLLNLGLRLGEGTGAALALPIIQAAAAFYNEMASFADAEVTDVT; encoded by the coding sequence ATGTTTAATATTAAAGCAGTTAGTTGCGAACACTCAGAAAAAATTCAAGCACTAATTGACGGTAAAACTAAGCCGCTAGGCGCATTGGGTGATCTTGAATCTTTAGCCAAGCAAATGGCTAAGATTCAGTTAACTGCTTCATCTTTTAAATCCCCTAAAAATAACCAACATAAACTCGAGCTTAACTCTCCTCATTTAACTATTTTTGCTGGCGATCATGGCGTTGCTAGCGAAGGTGTTTCCATTGCACCTAGTGAAGTGACTAGTCAAATGGTGGCAAACTTTGCTGGTGGCGGCGCAGCCATTAATGTTTTTAGTCAGCAACTTGGATGGCAGCTAAATATTGTCGATGCTGGCATTTTACATCCTGCATCATCGACAGCAGTTTTAGATCAACGATTAGGTAATATTACTCAAGCCATTAATCAGCAAGAAGCAATGACTCAAGCGCAAGTCGAGCAGGGTTTTATTTTTGCCAAAAAGCATATTGCAGAGCTAAAAAGCACCGGTTGTAACATTGTTGCTTTTGGTGAAATGGGTATCGGCAACACCACGATTGCTTCAGCGATAATGGCGGCAATTATGGCTATTCCTGCGAGCGAAGCCGTTGGTCGTGGTACTGGCGTTTCAGATGATGTTGTTTTAAAGAAGCAACAAGTGGTTGAGCAAGCCTTAGCACTTCATCGAGATAATCTCACAAACCCTCAAGCTATTTTACGCTGTTTAGGTGGTTTTGAAGTGGTACAAATTACCGCAGCGATGCTAGCCGCAGCAGAAAATCGTATGTTAATTGTGGTTGATGGTTTTATTTGTACCGCTGCTGCAATGTTAGCGATTGAGCTAAATACTAACGTGAAAGGTTATATGATATTTGCCCATTGCTCAGGTGAGCAAGGCCACAAAAAAATGCTGCAATGGCTTCAAGTTAAACCGCTGCTGAACCTAGGATTACGTTTAGGCGAAGGTACGGGCGCGGCTTTAGCGCTACCGATAATACAAGCCGCAGCTGCTTTTTATAATGAGATGGCAAGCTTTGCCGATGCAGAGGTTACTGATGTTACCTGA
- a CDS encoding adenosylcobinamide-GDP ribazoletransferase has protein sequence MLPESDEIQSSASKRELLCQQWQLCLLAISFFTRIPVNMAVDVTAKMLNEASRYFALVGVLIGIISALAFYLSAMYLPTEIALLVAMASSVLLTGAFHEDGWADVWDGFGGGWSIENKLNIMKDSRLGTYGAAALFFILMIKYQALLALIQQNMPNVNLINDGLSVLSILVLGHCLSRVLATSLIADMPYVSEDATSKVKPLAQALSNNSYITLLATGTFILLITLSFSVIWKLVVILLLTRWCLKRWFMQQLGGYTGDCLGAAQQFSEVVIYISLLALTSASI, from the coding sequence ATGTTACCTGAGTCTGACGAAATACAATCAAGCGCTTCCAAGCGAGAGTTACTCTGCCAGCAATGGCAATTGTGTCTTTTAGCTATCAGCTTTTTTACCCGAATTCCGGTTAACATGGCGGTTGATGTGACCGCCAAAATGCTAAATGAAGCAAGCCGATATTTCGCTTTAGTGGGCGTGCTTATCGGAATCATTTCTGCATTAGCTTTTTATCTAAGTGCTATGTATCTGCCTACTGAAATCGCATTGTTAGTTGCTATGGCAAGCAGTGTGTTATTAACCGGTGCCTTTCATGAAGATGGATGGGCCGATGTTTGGGATGGCTTTGGCGGCGGCTGGAGTATCGAAAATAAACTTAATATTATGAAAGACAGTCGCTTAGGCACCTATGGCGCAGCAGCATTATTTTTTATTTTGATGATTAAATACCAAGCGCTTCTAGCGTTAATTCAGCAAAACATGCCTAATGTTAACTTGATAAATGATGGGCTGAGCGTGTTGTCTATTCTAGTTTTAGGGCACTGTTTAAGTCGAGTTCTGGCGACAAGCTTAATTGCCGATATGCCCTATGTCAGCGAAGATGCCACCTCAAAAGTAAAGCCTTTAGCGCAAGCATTATCAAATAATAGTTATATAACGTTACTCGCTACGGGCACGTTCATCCTTTTAATAACCTTATCTTTTAGTGTTATTTGGAAGTTAGTGGTTATTTTATTATTGACACGTTGGTGTTTAAAACGTTGGTTTATGCAACAGCTAGGTGGTTATACCGGTGACTGTTTAGGCGCCGCGCAACAGTTTTCAGAAGTGGTTATATATATATCATTACTTGCCCTTACATCGGCGAGCATATGA
- the cobU gene encoding bifunctional adenosylcobinamide kinase/adenosylcobinamide-phosphate guanylyltransferase → MTEIVKHKIQLILGGARSGKSSLAEQYAMLSKLPVTYIATAQALDNEIAQRIAQHQAERPTHWRLIEAPLQLSVTIESIISEALSSNSSGVCILVDCLTLWLSNSLCQSNSSTDRSNNTSQDSCNSEYWQQEKQQFLKLLNSLQDVNFARENTQTFAIELILVSNEVGHGIVPMGELSRQFVDQAGWLHQAIAKVADKVEFVMAGLPLTLKSVENISYKASL, encoded by the coding sequence ATGACTGAAATAGTGAAGCATAAAATTCAGTTAATTCTTGGCGGCGCACGTTCAGGTAAAAGCTCATTAGCGGAGCAATATGCGATGTTGTCAAAGCTGCCGGTTACTTATATTGCGACCGCACAAGCGTTAGATAATGAAATAGCGCAAAGAATTGCGCAGCACCAAGCAGAACGTCCAACACATTGGCGATTAATAGAAGCTCCTTTGCAATTGAGTGTCACTATTGAGTCGATTATTTCTGAAGCTTTATCAAGTAACTCATCAGGCGTTTGCATTTTAGTCGATTGCTTAACTTTATGGTTAAGTAATAGTTTATGTCAGTCGAATTCAAGTACTGATCGCAGCAATAATACAAGCCAAGACAGTTGTAATAGTGAGTATTGGCAGCAAGAAAAACAGCAATTTCTTAAGTTATTAAATAGTCTTCAAGATGTAAACTTTGCGCGAGAAAACACGCAAACATTCGCAATTGAACTTATTTTAGTTAGCAATGAGGTCGGCCATGGCATAGTGCCAATGGGTGAGTTGTCGCGCCAATTTGTAGACCAAGCAGGGTGGTTGCATCAAGCCATTGCTAAAGTTGCCGATAAAGTCGAGTTTGTTATGGCAGGCTTACCTTTAACATTAAAGTCGGTTGAAAATATTAGCTATAAGGCATCACTTTGA